Proteins from a single region of Undibacterium sp. KW1:
- a CDS encoding GMC family oxidoreductase has protein sequence MEAAGQFDYIVVGAGTAGCVLANRLSKNPDNRVLLIEAGGKDDYVWIHIPVGYLYCINNPRTDWMFRTEAEAGLNGRSLIYPRGKVLGGSSSINGMIYMRGQERDYQHWAELTGDDSWRWEHVLPLFKKSEDHHGGDAEFHGKGGEWRVEKQRLSWEILDAFRNAAAEVGIPKSDDFNRGNNEGCGYFDVNQKRGVRWNAAKAFLKPAANRPNLTIMTGCQVQKLVIKNDEQGKRCTGVEFIGGGRSWFAESMKETVLAAGAIGSPQILQLSGIGDAAHLQQAGVDVVHELPGVGSNLQDHLQIRSAFKITGAKTLNKMANSLIGKARIGLEYAMFQSGPMSMAPSQLGAFTRSDASQATPNLQYHVQPLSLEKFGDPLHDFPAFTASVCNLRPTSRGHVRIASNDASAAPKIVPNYLTTPEDRKIAADSLKLTRKIIAAPSLQKYQPEEMKPGVQFQTEEELARAAGDIGTTIFHPVGTCKMGRADDAQAVVDSNLRVIGINGLRVADASIMPTITSGNTNSPTVMIAEKAARSILGK, from the coding sequence ATGGAAGCAGCAGGACAGTTTGATTACATCGTTGTAGGTGCAGGTACTGCAGGTTGTGTATTGGCGAACCGCCTCAGCAAGAATCCTGATAACAGGGTTTTGCTGATAGAAGCTGGTGGCAAGGATGATTATGTGTGGATACATATCCCCGTTGGTTACCTGTACTGCATCAATAATCCACGCACAGACTGGATGTTCCGTACCGAGGCAGAGGCGGGCCTGAATGGCCGTAGCCTGATTTATCCGCGTGGCAAGGTGCTGGGTGGCAGTTCATCCATCAATGGCATGATTTATATGCGTGGCCAGGAAAGGGATTACCAGCATTGGGCAGAGCTGACAGGTGACGATAGCTGGCGCTGGGAGCATGTCTTGCCACTGTTCAAGAAGAGCGAAGACCACCACGGCGGTGATGCAGAATTCCACGGCAAGGGCGGTGAATGGCGGGTGGAAAAACAAAGACTGTCATGGGAAATCCTGGATGCTTTCCGCAATGCAGCAGCCGAAGTGGGCATTCCCAAAAGTGATGACTTTAACCGTGGCAATAATGAAGGCTGCGGCTATTTTGATGTGAACCAGAAACGCGGTGTGCGCTGGAACGCTGCCAAGGCTTTCCTGAAACCGGCAGCAAACAGGCCGAACCTGACCATCATGACCGGTTGCCAGGTGCAAAAACTCGTCATCAAGAATGATGAGCAAGGCAAGCGTTGTACGGGTGTGGAATTCATCGGTGGTGGCCGCAGCTGGTTTGCCGAGTCCATGAAAGAAACTGTGCTGGCCGCAGGAGCGATAGGTTCTCCACAGATTTTGCAATTATCCGGCATAGGTGATGCGGCACATTTGCAACAGGCTGGAGTTGATGTTGTGCATGAATTGCCTGGCGTTGGCAGCAACTTGCAAGACCATTTGCAGATACGTTCTGCATTCAAGATTACCGGTGCCAAAACACTCAACAAGATGGCCAACAGCCTCATAGGCAAGGCACGCATAGGGCTGGAATATGCGATGTTCCAGAGTGGCCCTATGTCGATGGCACCATCGCAACTGGGTGCATTTACCCGCTCGGATGCCAGCCAGGCGACACCCAATCTGCAATACCATGTACAGCCCTTGTCGCTGGAGAAATTTGGTGACCCCCTGCATGATTTCCCGGCGTTCACGGCCAGCGTCTGTAACTTGCGCCCTACTTCGCGTGGCCATGTGCGCATCGCCAGCAACGATGCTTCAGCAGCACCGAAGATAGTGCCCAACTACCTGACGACACCTGAAGACCGCAAGATCGCTGCCGACTCTCTCAAGCTGACGCGCAAGATCATCGCAGCACCCTCCCTGCAAAAATACCAGCCAGAGGAAATGAAGCCTGGTGTACAGTTCCAGACGGAAGAAGAACTGGCCAGAGCAGCAGGGGATATAGGTACAACAATCTTCCACCCGGTAGGTACCTGCAAGATGGGTCGTGCAGACGATGCCCAGGCGGTAGTCGATAGCAACTTGCGCGTCATAGGCATAAATGGCCTGCGCGTGGCTGATGCTTCTATTATGCCGACTATAACCTCAGGTAATACCAACTCACCTACTGTGATGATTGCAGAGAAGGCGGCAAGGAGTATATTGGGAAAATAA
- a CDS encoding nitronate monooxygenase family protein: protein MPSLQTLCPHPIIQAPMAGGATTPELVAAVSNAGGLGSLAAPLLTPLAIIEQAEHIRRLTDKPFAINLFVQTRPQVDFAALEAAKLLLQPVCAELGWDNLPTPTRWCEDFEAQLDALITARPAVASFTFDVLHGSQLQRLHDAGIKVVGTATNLQEAIVWQAMGADAVCLQGVEAGGHRGTFIGAQKESNLGLSVLLETCKPHMQVPIIAAGGIMDGRQIKQMLQAGAQLVQMGTAFLTTKESAIHPAYKQRLLESSKDTTRQTRAFSGRIARGLDNHFMQTMDAVADKVPAYPIQNALTGSIRAAAGKAANTELMSMWAGQGMAATRDMSVAELMAALVAEMQA, encoded by the coding sequence ATGCCCAGCCTGCAAACCCTCTGCCCCCATCCCATCATCCAAGCCCCCATGGCTGGTGGCGCCACCACCCCGGAACTGGTGGCCGCAGTGTCCAATGCAGGCGGCCTTGGCTCTCTCGCGGCCCCTTTGCTGACCCCGCTCGCCATCATAGAGCAGGCTGAACACATCAGAAGACTGACGGACAAACCCTTCGCCATCAACCTGTTCGTACAAACCCGCCCACAAGTCGATTTCGCCGCCCTGGAAGCGGCCAAGCTCTTGCTGCAGCCAGTTTGTGCAGAACTGGGCTGGGACAACTTGCCGACCCCAACCCGCTGGTGTGAAGACTTTGAGGCCCAGCTTGATGCTTTGATCACAGCCCGCCCTGCGGTCGCCAGTTTTACCTTTGATGTGCTGCACGGCAGCCAGTTGCAACGCCTGCATGACGCGGGAATAAAAGTGGTGGGTACTGCCACCAACTTGCAGGAAGCCATCGTCTGGCAAGCCATGGGGGCGGATGCTGTCTGCCTGCAAGGGGTAGAAGCGGGTGGTCACCGTGGGACTTTCATCGGCGCACAAAAAGAGTCGAACCTGGGCCTGTCTGTCTTGCTGGAGACCTGCAAGCCGCATATGCAGGTGCCCATCATTGCCGCTGGCGGCATCATGGATGGCAGGCAGATCAAACAAATGCTGCAGGCGGGCGCGCAACTGGTGCAGATGGGCACGGCCTTCCTGACGACTAAGGAATCAGCGATACACCCGGCCTATAAACAACGCCTGCTGGAAAGTAGTAAGGACACCACACGCCAGACCCGCGCTTTTTCTGGCCGTATTGCACGTGGCCTCGACAATCATTTCATGCAAACCATGGATGCCGTGGCTGACAAAGTGCCTGCCTACCCGATACAGAATGCACTGACTGGTTCCATACGTGCAGCGGCGGGCAAGGCAGCCAATACTGAACTGATGTCGATGTGGGCCGGGCAGGGTATGGCAGCGACCAGGGATATGAGCGTGGCAGAACTGATGGCTGCGCTGGTCGCGGAAATGCAGGCTTAA
- a CDS encoding CoA-acylating methylmalonate-semialdehyde dehydrogenase, translated as MTSTIAHYMNGQAYASASGRQQDVFNPATGEVTGSVALASIAEVHAVIAAAKAAAPAWAETAPLKRARVMFKFKELLDQHHKEMATLITREHGKVLSDAMGEVTRGIEIVEFACGMPQLLKSQFSDNIGGGIDNYNLRQPLGVTAGITPFNFPFMVPMWMAPLAIATGNTFILKPSERDPSCSLLIADLLKKAGLPDGVFNVVQGDKVAVDALLQHPDVSAISFVGSTPIAEYIYSEGTRMGKRVQALGGAKNHLVVMPDANLEQAVDALMGAAYGSAGERCMAISVAVAVGNVADKLVEALVPRVQALKIKNGMESDAEMGPVVTAQHKAKIESYIAEGIAEGAQLLVDGRGLKVPGHESGFFLGGCLFDHAKEGMKIHREEIFGPVLCVVRVPDFASAVELINRHEFGNGVSLFTSDGNTAREFSRRIQVGMVGINVPIPVPMAWHSFGGWKRSLFGDVHAYGEEGIRFYTRYKSIMQRWPDSIDKGAEFTMPVAK; from the coding sequence ATGACATCCACAATCGCGCATTATATGAATGGTCAGGCTTATGCTTCTGCCAGCGGCCGCCAGCAAGATGTATTCAACCCTGCTACTGGCGAAGTGACTGGCAGTGTTGCCCTCGCCAGCATAGCGGAAGTACATGCCGTCATTGCCGCTGCCAAGGCTGCCGCACCGGCCTGGGCAGAAACCGCTCCGCTGAAGCGCGCCCGTGTGATGTTCAAGTTCAAGGAATTGCTGGACCAGCATCACAAGGAAATGGCCACCCTGATCACCCGCGAACATGGCAAGGTCTTGTCGGACGCCATGGGTGAAGTCACACGCGGCATAGAAATCGTCGAGTTCGCCTGCGGCATGCCGCAACTGTTGAAATCACAATTCTCGGACAATATCGGCGGCGGCATAGACAATTACAACCTGCGCCAGCCGCTGGGTGTAACAGCTGGCATTACGCCTTTCAACTTCCCCTTCATGGTACCGATGTGGATGGCACCGCTGGCGATTGCGACCGGCAATACCTTCATTTTGAAACCGTCTGAGCGTGATCCTTCCTGTTCCTTGCTGATTGCCGACTTGCTCAAAAAAGCCGGTTTGCCGGACGGGGTATTCAACGTCGTGCAAGGCGATAAAGTGGCTGTCGATGCACTACTGCAGCACCCAGATGTGTCGGCGATTTCCTTCGTCGGCTCTACCCCGATTGCTGAATACATCTACAGCGAAGGCACGCGCATGGGCAAGCGCGTGCAGGCTTTGGGCGGTGCAAAAAACCACCTGGTCGTCATGCCTGACGCCAACCTCGAACAAGCCGTCGATGCCCTGATGGGTGCAGCTTACGGCTCTGCCGGTGAACGCTGCATGGCGATCTCGGTCGCTGTTGCCGTTGGCAATGTCGCTGACAAACTTGTCGAAGCTTTAGTACCACGCGTGCAGGCCCTGAAGATCAAAAATGGCATGGAATCTGATGCCGAAATGGGCCCGGTAGTGACAGCTCAGCACAAGGCAAAAATTGAGTCTTATATCGCTGAAGGCATAGCCGAAGGCGCACAACTGCTGGTCGATGGTCGTGGCCTGAAAGTGCCTGGCCATGAGTCCGGTTTCTTCCTTGGCGGCTGTTTGTTTGACCATGCCAAAGAGGGCATGAAAATACATCGCGAAGAAATTTTTGGTCCGGTCCTGTGCGTAGTCCGCGTCCCTGATTTTGCGTCTGCTGTTGAACTGATCAACCGTCATGAATTTGGCAATGGCGTGTCCTTGTTTACCTCGGATGGAAACACCGCGCGCGAATTCTCACGCCGCATCCAGGTCGGCATGGTGGGCATCAATGTGCCTATTCCTGTGCCCATGGCCTGGCATTCTTTTGGCGGCTGGAAGCGCTCTTTATTTGGCGATGTGCATGCTTATGGCGAAGAGGGCATACGGTTTTATACGCGTTATAAATCCATCATGCAGAGGTGGCCGGATAGCATAGATAAAGGGGCGGAGTTTACGATGCCGGTGGCGAAGTAA
- a CDS encoding LysR family transcriptional regulator: MDLTQLRAFVAVAKEGNLTRAAEQLHVTQPAVSLQIKSLQDTLQLALFTRSASGMRLTNDGAKLLPYAEKVIASMGEFRQAAHSMHSTISGELAIGTILDPEFTRLGLFLKRLVETYPQLSTKLQQCMSGTVLQQIRAGTLDVGFYLGQPPYDGKTPCHSQVLTPFTYRVVAPKGWKNRVAGQDWASLAKLPWLWTPAESAHHRLLSQIFSGLGVTPNKVALVDQEPTMLDLVKSGVGLSLIRDAIAIREAHAHGLVIADAVSVTTELSFICQEKRQHEAMIAASFVLLKTIWV; the protein is encoded by the coding sequence ATGGACTTGACACAACTACGTGCCTTTGTCGCCGTGGCGAAAGAAGGCAACCTGACACGGGCGGCAGAGCAATTACATGTAACCCAGCCCGCCGTGAGCCTGCAGATCAAGTCCCTGCAAGATACTCTGCAACTTGCATTATTCACACGCAGCGCCAGCGGCATGCGCCTCACCAACGATGGTGCGAAACTCCTGCCTTATGCCGAAAAAGTCATTGCCAGCATGGGTGAATTTCGCCAGGCCGCCCATAGCATGCACAGCACCATTTCTGGCGAGCTGGCGATAGGCACAATACTGGACCCGGAGTTCACCCGACTGGGGCTATTTTTGAAACGTCTGGTCGAGACTTATCCACAGTTATCCACAAAGTTGCAGCAATGCATGTCAGGCACAGTCTTGCAACAAATCCGTGCCGGTACGCTGGATGTGGGCTTTTATCTGGGGCAGCCGCCTTACGATGGCAAGACACCCTGCCACAGCCAGGTGCTGACGCCATTTACTTACCGGGTAGTGGCACCCAAGGGCTGGAAAAACCGGGTTGCTGGCCAGGACTGGGCCAGCCTGGCCAAATTGCCGTGGTTGTGGACGCCGGCTGAATCCGCACATCACCGGCTGCTCAGCCAGATTTTCTCCGGACTGGGTGTCACCCCCAACAAGGTCGCCCTGGTAGATCAAGAGCCAACCATGCTGGATCTGGTCAAGTCTGGAGTTGGCCTGAGCCTGATACGGGATGCCATCGCCATACGCGAAGCCCATGCCCATGGACTGGTGATTGCCGATGCCGTCAGTGTCACGACGGAACTGAGCTTCATCTGCCAGGAAAAGCGCCAGCATGAAGCCATGATCGCAGCGAGTTTTGTCTTGTTGAAAACGATCTGGGTATAG
- a CDS encoding ABC transporter substrate-binding protein translates to MKLLLSSLLVSLAIVPAISQAETIKLLIQEFAPFTHTDIKTGEIQGALTEKIAEILRRAGDNYSISSTSLARGLNSTLNDDNTCLFGFRRTPDREHLYKWVGPLVNDNWVLYGRKNDSRVLKSFEDAKAYSIGSYKNAATGVQLSEQGYKIEFASQDDDNPRLLVNGRLNYWIVSESHGMFLAQQQGYANDIVRAIKWKSIELNMLCNVRMDKQRIELYNKINKELDNDGTMEKIMRKYGIK, encoded by the coding sequence GTGAAACTCCTGTTATCCAGTTTGCTTGTATCTCTGGCCATCGTTCCTGCCATCAGCCAGGCAGAAACGATCAAACTGCTTATTCAGGAATTTGCGCCTTTCACGCACACTGACATTAAAACCGGTGAAATCCAGGGTGCGCTGACCGAAAAGATCGCAGAGATACTCAGGCGTGCAGGCGATAACTACAGCATCAGCAGCACATCCCTCGCACGCGGTTTGAATTCCACGCTCAATGATGACAATACCTGCCTGTTTGGCTTTCGCCGCACGCCCGACAGAGAACATCTTTATAAATGGGTGGGCCCGCTGGTCAACGACAATTGGGTTTTGTATGGCCGCAAAAATGATAGCCGCGTGCTAAAAAGTTTTGAAGATGCCAAAGCTTATTCGATAGGTTCGTACAAAAATGCAGCCACAGGCGTGCAACTCAGCGAACAAGGCTACAAAATAGAGTTTGCGAGCCAGGATGATGACAATCCACGTCTGCTGGTGAATGGCAGGCTGAACTACTGGATAGTCTCAGAGTCACACGGCATGTTCCTTGCCCAGCAGCAAGGCTATGCCAATGATATTGTGCGTGCCATCAAATGGAAAAGCATAGAGCTCAACATGCTGTGCAATGTCCGCATGGACAAGCAACGTATAGAGCTCTACAACAAGATTAATAAAGAACTGGATAATGACGGCACCATGGAAAAAATCATGCGCAAATACGGGATCAAATAA
- a CDS encoding FKBP-type peptidyl-prolyl cis-trans isomerase, producing the protein MKYHCLTALLATSLFTGILPAASAQAQAADSVVISRLTKIDEKVGSGKEALPGNTVFVHYTGWLHDPFASRERGTKFDSSVGQQAFSFTIGSGRVIKGWEQGVAGMKVGGKRTLIIPPELGYGAAGAGNGMIPPNAYLIFDIELLEVK; encoded by the coding sequence ATGAAATACCATTGTCTTACTGCCCTGCTCGCCACCAGCCTGTTCACTGGCATCCTGCCCGCCGCATCGGCCCAGGCACAAGCCGCTGACAGCGTGGTCATCAGCAGGCTCACTAAAATCGATGAAAAAGTCGGCAGTGGCAAAGAAGCCCTGCCTGGCAATACCGTGTTTGTCCATTACACAGGCTGGCTGCATGATCCTTTTGCCAGCAGGGAACGTGGCACCAAGTTTGACAGTTCCGTAGGCCAGCAGGCCTTCTCCTTCACCATAGGCTCAGGCCGCGTCATCAAAGGCTGGGAACAAGGTGTAGCAGGGATGAAGGTTGGTGGCAAGCGCACCCTGATCATACCGCCAGAGCTGGGCTATGGTGCCGCAGGTGCAGGCAACGGGATGATACCGCCGAACGCCTATCTGATCTTTGATATTGAATTGCTGGAAGTGAAATAA
- the glpK gene encoding glycerol kinase GlpK: MTYLLALDQGTSSSRSIIFNEVGELIATSQQEFRQIFPQPGWVEHDAQEIWQSQFATCKQVMSKAGLQAKDIAAIGITNQRETTVLWERKTGQPLYHAIVWQDRRTEAYCDELRQQGYALRIQAKTGLILDPYFSATKLKWLLDHVPDARRRANAGELAFGTVDSWLAWQLSEGSLHVTDVSNASRTMLYNIHDNQWDEELLSWFDIPKKLLPEVLPSSHQFGHSKLLGTAIPIGGIAGDQQAALFGQACFTPGMAKNTYGTGCFMLMHTGDQCPDSQNGLISTAACQTDTHAQYALEGSVFIGGAVVQWLRDGLKAIQHSTDVEQLAATVPDSGGVVFVPSFTGLGAPYWVPSAKGAILGLSRGTTVAHIARAALESIAFQSTALLQAMVRDAVFPIRELRVDGGAAANNMLLQFQADLLGIPVIRPKVTETTALGAAYLAGLGAGVYKSMEECASQWQMETQFTPAMSRDEAASLMQNWEIAIGKVR; the protein is encoded by the coding sequence ATGACATATCTGCTTGCACTAGACCAGGGCACTTCCAGCTCACGCAGCATCATCTTCAATGAAGTAGGTGAATTGATTGCCACCTCTCAGCAGGAATTCCGCCAGATTTTCCCGCAGCCAGGCTGGGTAGAACATGATGCCCAGGAAATCTGGCAAAGCCAGTTTGCCACCTGCAAGCAAGTCATGAGCAAAGCGGGTTTGCAGGCAAAAGACATCGCCGCCATAGGCATTACCAACCAGCGCGAAACCACGGTGTTATGGGAAAGGAAAACTGGCCAGCCGCTATACCATGCCATCGTCTGGCAAGACCGCCGCACAGAAGCCTATTGCGATGAATTACGCCAACAAGGCTATGCCCTACGCATACAGGCCAAGACTGGCCTGATACTTGACCCGTATTTTTCTGCCACCAAACTCAAGTGGCTGCTAGATCATGTTCCCGACGCGCGCCGCCGTGCAAATGCCGGTGAACTGGCTTTTGGTACCGTCGACAGCTGGCTGGCCTGGCAACTCAGCGAAGGAAGCTTGCATGTCACCGATGTCAGCAATGCCTCGCGCACCATGCTGTACAACATCCACGATAACCAGTGGGATGAAGAATTACTGAGCTGGTTTGACATACCCAAAAAACTGCTGCCAGAAGTTTTGCCATCGAGTCACCAATTCGGTCACAGCAAACTGCTGGGCACCGCCATTCCCATCGGCGGTATCGCTGGCGACCAGCAGGCTGCCTTGTTTGGCCAGGCCTGTTTTACACCGGGCATGGCCAAAAATACCTATGGCACGGGTTGCTTCATGCTCATGCATACCGGTGATCAATGTCCAGATTCGCAAAATGGCCTGATCAGCACCGCAGCCTGCCAGACCGATACTCACGCCCAATATGCCCTGGAGGGCAGTGTCTTCATCGGCGGAGCAGTCGTGCAATGGCTCAGGGATGGTCTGAAAGCTATACAGCATTCGACCGATGTAGAACAACTGGCGGCCACCGTGCCAGATTCTGGTGGCGTGGTGTTTGTCCCTTCCTTCACTGGGCTTGGTGCACCTTACTGGGTACCTTCAGCCAAGGGTGCCATCCTCGGTCTGAGCCGTGGTACGACCGTCGCCCATATCGCCCGGGCTGCGTTGGAATCAATCGCCTTTCAAAGTACCGCCCTGCTGCAAGCCATGGTCAGGGACGCCGTTTTCCCTATCAGGGAATTACGTGTCGATGGCGGTGCAGCGGCGAATAATATGTTGTTGCAATTCCAGGCAGATTTGCTGGGCATACCGGTGATACGCCCCAAAGTCACAGAAACCACGGCCCTGGGTGCAGCTTATCTGGCAGGTTTGGGAGCTGGTGTATATAAAAGTATGGAAGAATGCGCGAGCCAGTGGCAAATGGAGACGCAATTTACTCCAGCCATGAGCCGCGATGAAGCCGCCAGCCTCATGCAAAACTGGGAAATCGCCATAGGGAAAGTAAGATAA
- a CDS encoding SRPBCC family protein gives MKIIKWSAGILIIAIALILAIAYALPNEYKVSRSVQIHSTPAKIFPLIATPKEWKNWSVWNQRDPNMKMEFSGPESGTNAAWEWKSASQGNGGMKLSHASPFREIDYELHFEGMGKPSTGSFLLEAQPDGTKVTWKMEGSSEGNFMMKLFAPFMDKMVGPDFEAGLSNLKKFAEKN, from the coding sequence ATGAAAATCATCAAATGGTCTGCTGGCATACTGATAATTGCCATCGCCCTGATACTGGCAATCGCCTATGCCTTGCCGAATGAATACAAAGTCAGCCGCAGTGTCCAGATACATTCCACCCCGGCCAAGATTTTCCCCCTGATCGCCACACCCAAGGAATGGAAAAACTGGTCCGTCTGGAACCAGCGTGACCCGAATATGAAAATGGAGTTTTCTGGCCCCGAATCAGGCACGAATGCCGCCTGGGAATGGAAAAGTGCTTCACAAGGCAATGGCGGCATGAAACTCAGCCACGCCAGCCCTTTCCGTGAAATTGATTATGAGCTGCATTTTGAAGGCATGGGCAAACCATCGACAGGCAGTTTCCTGCTGGAAGCCCAGCCTGATGGAACTAAAGTCACCTGGAAAATGGAAGGCAGCAGCGAAGGAAATTTCATGATGAAGCTATTTGCCCCATTTATGGATAAAATGGTGGGTCCCGATTTTGAAGCTGGCTTAAGTAATCTTAAAAAGTTCGCTGAGAAAAATTAA
- a CDS encoding DUF3419 family protein, whose translation MSSKALIDSAVFNSTTSGRKGLADKLFAHWFSRLVYAQIWEDPQADLNALQLKPGANILTISSGGCNALAYLSAEPAAVHAVDLNAAHLAMLNIKQTAIRHLPDYDAVLAFLGNADKPDNLKRYKRHIRSQLSDDASNFWESRSLSGKPRYHYFTNQAYQHGLLGNFIGFAHFFVRMMGGDMSKLMQANNLQEQAQLFEQYVAPVFETRLFRLIASQPLALYSLGIPPSQFAELKHDAKNGLHLLFKERMRHLACDFPLAENCFAQQAFGRRYDTKKQAALPMYLQQEHFHTLRRNIDRLHPHHQTLTDFLRGQPRASMDAYLFLDAQDWMDQQQLTGLWQEVTRTAAPGAKVVFRTGGSESPLEAKLPADILATWHTDVDHNRALYATDRSAIYGGMHLYTKM comes from the coding sequence ATGTCCAGCAAAGCCCTGATAGACAGCGCAGTTTTCAATTCCACCACGTCTGGCCGCAAGGGCCTGGCAGACAAACTGTTTGCCCACTGGTTCAGCCGCCTTGTGTATGCGCAGATCTGGGAAGATCCCCAAGCTGACCTGAATGCCCTGCAACTCAAACCAGGCGCGAATATCCTGACCATCTCTTCCGGTGGCTGCAATGCCCTCGCTTATCTGTCCGCTGAACCGGCTGCCGTCCATGCCGTGGATTTGAATGCAGCCCACCTGGCTATGCTCAATATCAAGCAAACTGCCATCAGGCACTTGCCGGACTATGATGCGGTGCTGGCATTTTTGGGTAATGCCGACAAGCCAGATAACCTGAAACGCTACAAGCGTCATATACGCAGTCAATTGTCAGACGATGCCAGCAACTTCTGGGAAAGTCGCTCTTTGTCAGGCAAACCGCGCTACCATTATTTTACCAACCAGGCTTATCAGCATGGCTTGCTGGGTAACTTCATCGGCTTTGCGCATTTCTTTGTGCGCATGATGGGTGGCGACATGAGCAAGCTCATGCAGGCTAACAACCTGCAGGAACAAGCCCAGCTATTTGAACAATATGTCGCCCCGGTATTTGAGACCCGCCTGTTCCGCCTGATCGCCAGTCAGCCGCTGGCCCTGTATAGCCTCGGTATACCACCGTCTCAATTTGCTGAACTGAAGCACGATGCCAAAAACGGCCTGCATCTCTTGTTCAAGGAAAGAATGCGTCACCTGGCCTGTGATTTCCCTCTGGCAGAAAACTGTTTTGCCCAACAGGCATTTGGCCGCCGTTATGACACCAAAAAACAGGCAGCCCTGCCCATGTATCTGCAACAAGAACATTTCCATACCCTGCGCCGCAATATAGACAGGCTGCATCCGCATCATCAAACCCTGACTGATTTTTTGCGTGGACAGCCACGTGCATCCATGGACGCTTATCTCTTTCTTGATGCGCAAGACTGGATGGATCAACAACAATTGACAGGACTCTGGCAAGAAGTAACGCGCACTGCAGCACCTGGAGCCAAGGTAGTATTCCGCACCGGTGGCAGTGAGTCACCGCTGGAAGCCAAGTTACCGGCAGACATACTGGCCACCTGGCATACCGATGTTGACCATAACCGTGCCCTGTATGCAACTGACCGCTCTGCCATCTATGGCGGCATGCACCTGTACACCAAGATGTAA
- a CDS encoding GNAT family N-acetyltransferase codes for MHTSLPPRVVADALWLLTARSRGGQHWLHNATCDIQTVEIAGQSQPVSLLDGSNWQESYVASPRSTWLRYPRQEMLRGASPAKAQAIKLLSCPILGPLSTLFKASKLDQAAIIANHLVSTNLYADWSAGEISKTTDKLLSTYPQRPLMMRNICPQVNPELAASLLATGWQLLPSRMIYLCDPQQTSVWKHNHVKQDARLLDHPEVEVLTHEQLQMQDIAALQQLYRQLFIDKHSYLNPDFTAAFFELCLETQFLEMHALRWRGRLVGVLGIYVHHENGWLTTPLIGYDTSLPKELGLYRRLMALLLKTARDKKLKLHYSSGASQFKRARGGIPQLEYTAIQNRHLSTTAVQSTALFARLLRTFAPAILKKADGI; via the coding sequence TTGCATACCTCTTTACCACCACGCGTGGTGGCAGATGCCCTTTGGCTGTTGACAGCGCGTTCACGCGGTGGCCAGCACTGGCTGCACAATGCCACTTGCGACATTCAGACCGTAGAAATTGCAGGGCAAAGCCAACCCGTCAGTTTATTGGACGGCAGCAACTGGCAAGAAAGCTATGTCGCCAGTCCACGTTCAACCTGGCTGCGTTATCCGCGCCAGGAGATGCTGCGCGGCGCAAGTCCAGCCAAGGCACAAGCGATCAAACTACTCAGCTGTCCCATTCTCGGTCCTCTTTCTACTCTGTTCAAAGCCAGTAAACTGGACCAGGCAGCGATTATTGCGAATCACCTGGTTTCCACCAATTTGTACGCAGACTGGTCAGCAGGCGAAATCAGTAAGACCACCGACAAGCTGCTAAGCACTTATCCACAGCGCCCGCTGATGATGCGCAATATCTGTCCACAGGTGAACCCCGAACTGGCAGCCAGCCTGCTCGCTACCGGCTGGCAATTACTACCCAGCCGCATGATCTATCTCTGCGATCCACAACAAACCAGCGTCTGGAAACACAATCATGTGAAACAGGATGCCCGCCTGCTCGACCATCCTGAAGTAGAAGTACTGACACATGAACAACTGCAAATGCAAGACATTGCAGCATTGCAACAGCTCTACCGCCAGCTCTTCATCGATAAACACTCTTATCTTAATCCCGACTTCACAGCCGCCTTCTTTGAGCTTTGTCTGGAAACCCAGTTCCTGGAAATGCATGCCCTGCGCTGGCGAGGCCGTCTGGTCGGTGTGCTTGGTATTTATGTACATCATGAGAATGGCTGGCTGACCACACCCCTTATAGGTTATGACACCAGCCTGCCCAAAGAACTGGGTTTATACCGGCGATTGATGGCTTTATTACTCAAAACAGCCAGAGACAAGAAGCTGAAACTGCATTACAGCTCTGGCGCCAGCCAGTTCAAACGTGCACGCGGTGGCATTCCCCAACTGGAATATACCGCCATCCAAAACCGCCACTTATCCACAACTGCAGTACAAAGTACTGCGCTTTTTGCCCGCTTACTCAGGACTTTTGCGCCAGCAATCCTAAAAAAAGCGGACGGGATTTAA